From the Psychrobacillus sp. FSL K6-4046 genome, one window contains:
- the sleB gene encoding spore cortex-lytic enzyme, with protein MFLTQEQTTQAFSEQTVQRGAFGDDVIELQARLQYIGYYTGEIDGKFGYGTYWALRNFQEAFGLPVDGLLGQGTKDKLVKATKFDKEYVHDQINKGNRFSVHGNTNQNQQANNKKPESTNMQLPPKYSEKDLKLIANAVYGESRGEPYEGQVAVAAVILNRVEHPDFPNTISEVIFQPLAFTAVADGQIWLEPNERAKEAVLDALNGWDPSENAIYYFNPETATSKWIWSRPHIKKIGQHIFCS; from the coding sequence ATGTTCTTAACTCAAGAGCAAACTACTCAAGCGTTCTCCGAGCAAACTGTTCAGCGTGGAGCATTTGGAGACGATGTAATTGAATTACAAGCCAGATTACAATACATAGGCTATTACACCGGGGAAATTGACGGTAAATTTGGTTATGGCACGTATTGGGCTCTTCGAAACTTCCAAGAAGCATTTGGTTTGCCAGTGGATGGTCTTTTAGGACAAGGAACTAAGGACAAGCTAGTGAAGGCTACAAAGTTTGACAAAGAATATGTACATGATCAAATCAATAAGGGTAATCGTTTCTCAGTACATGGAAATACAAACCAGAACCAACAAGCGAATAATAAAAAACCTGAAAGTACAAATATGCAGCTACCACCGAAGTATAGTGAAAAAGATTTAAAGCTGATTGCTAACGCAGTTTATGGAGAATCACGAGGGGAGCCGTATGAAGGGCAAGTAGCCGTTGCAGCGGTAATCCTTAATCGAGTAGAACACCCGGACTTTCCAAATACTATTAGTGAAGTGATCTTCCAACCTTTAGCATTCACTGCAGTAGCTGATGGACAAATTTGGCTAGAGCCGAACGAGCGAGCTAAAGAAGCAGTACTAGACGCATTAAATGGATGGGATCCTTCAGAAAACGCAATTTACTATTTCAATCCTGAAACTGCTACTAGTAAGTGGATCTGGTCAAGACCACATATCAAAAAAATTGGACAGCATATTTTTTGCTCATAA
- the prsW gene encoding glutamic-type intramembrane protease PrsW produces the protein MFVLLSCAIAPALALLSYFYLRREIAEEPSRLLLHTFIYGAILTFPIMFIQHVLNEEHLFTSLFFRNVLVTSTLEEFFKWLIIIVALYKHVEFDDPYDGILYGASVSLGFATVENILYLLNYGMGEAFLRALLPVSSHALFGVVMGYYIGRAKFTSIKKIRLELFFALIAPLFLHIIYNSILTFTGLEILLMVPFMLFLWVFGLSKVKQAHILSRRTRFEKHEYFIREDPT, from the coding sequence ATGTTCGTACTACTTTCCTGTGCGATTGCACCGGCTCTTGCGCTTTTAAGTTATTTCTATCTTCGTAGAGAAATTGCCGAAGAACCTTCAAGGCTTTTGTTACATACATTTATTTATGGTGCTATATTAACATTCCCAATTATGTTTATCCAGCACGTATTAAACGAGGAGCATTTGTTTACTTCTCTTTTTTTTCGGAATGTCCTCGTGACAAGTACATTAGAGGAATTTTTTAAATGGCTAATAATAATAGTGGCCTTATATAAGCATGTTGAGTTTGATGACCCATATGATGGAATTCTCTATGGTGCGAGTGTTTCTTTAGGATTTGCAACCGTAGAAAATATCTTATATCTTTTGAACTACGGAATGGGAGAGGCTTTTTTAAGAGCTTTGTTACCTGTTTCGAGTCATGCATTATTTGGTGTAGTTATGGGATATTATATAGGTAGAGCTAAGTTTACCTCTATAAAAAAAATAAGGCTTGAACTTTTCTTTGCTTTAATCGCCCCACTCTTTCTACACATTATCTATAATAGCATACTGACTTTCACAGGGTTAGAGATATTGCTGATGGTCCCGTTTATGTTATTCTTATGGGTTTTTGGCTTGTCGAAAGTAAAGCAAGCTCATATTTTATCTCGGAGAACTAGATTTGAAAAACACGAATATTTTATTAGGGAAGATCCTACCTAA
- a CDS encoding asparaginase, which translates to MKNILLIHTGGTISMQVNAETGAVVPSDSNPLLVEAEKLNSLAHIIELEIFNLPSPHITPFEMFRIKELIDQYIVKGEIDGVVITHGTDTLEETAYFLDLTIGPAIPIVLTGAMRSANEIGSDGLYNLVSAIQVASSDDAVGKGVLVVLNDEIHTAVNVTKTHASNVSTFQSPQYGPIGFISKSIVYFHHTPNHQPVFPIQQINKKVALFKVYAGMEADLLEAAVNVGYDGIVLEGLGQGNVPPSLVPAIQDLLSKDIPIVLVSRCFNGIAQDVYGYMGGGKGLKEIGVIFAQGLNGQKARLALLIALNHPDPKQALLSIFTR; encoded by the coding sequence ATGAAAAATATCTTACTTATCCATACCGGCGGAACTATTTCAATGCAGGTAAATGCAGAAACTGGTGCAGTAGTACCTTCAGATAGCAATCCATTACTGGTAGAAGCAGAGAAATTAAATAGCCTAGCACATATTATTGAGCTGGAAATATTCAATCTTCCTTCCCCACATATAACTCCCTTTGAGATGTTCCGTATAAAAGAATTAATTGATCAATATATCGTTAAAGGTGAAATTGATGGAGTGGTAATCACTCACGGTACAGATACTTTAGAGGAAACTGCATATTTTTTAGATTTAACGATTGGACCAGCCATTCCTATCGTGCTTACTGGGGCAATGAGATCTGCTAATGAAATAGGATCAGATGGCTTATATAATTTAGTGTCAGCTATCCAAGTCGCTTCATCTGATGATGCAGTTGGAAAAGGTGTTTTAGTTGTATTAAATGATGAAATACATACTGCGGTAAATGTTACGAAAACACATGCCAGCAACGTTAGCACATTTCAAAGTCCGCAATATGGTCCTATCGGATTTATCTCTAAGTCTATTGTATATTTTCATCACACACCTAATCATCAGCCTGTTTTTCCAATTCAACAGATTAACAAGAAGGTTGCTTTGTTTAAAGTCTATGCAGGGATGGAAGCAGATCTCCTAGAAGCAGCAGTAAATGTTGGATATGATGGGATAGTTTTAGAAGGATTGGGCCAAGGCAATGTACCACCTAGCCTAGTACCAGCAATTCAGGATTTATTGAGTAAGGACATCCCTATTGTTCTTGTATCGAGGTGCTTTAATGGAATTGCCCAAGACGTTTACGGTTATATGGGTGGCGGGAAAGGTTTAAAGGAGATAGGAGTCATTTTTGCTCAAGGTTTAAACGGTCAAAAAGCTAGACTAGCTTTACTAATCGCCTTAAATCATCCAGATCCAAAACAAGCCCTCCTTAGTATATTTACTAGGTAA
- a CDS encoding YpdA family putative bacillithiol disulfide reductase translates to MEQVLDVVVIGGGPCGLSAAISTQEMGLETLVIEKGNVVNAIFNYPTHQTFFSTSEKLSIGDVPFIVEERKPKRNQALVYYREVVKRKDIQVNKYEQVERVERSTDYFQVTTSKGSYKAKSVIVATGYYDHPNYMGIPGEDLPKVFHYFKEGHPYFSQDVLVIGGKNSAIDAALELNKAGANVTVVYRRGQYSSSIKPWVLPEFEGCVRNNEIQMHFNTEVLSIEENKVTLKGTEGEFDIENDFVFAMTGYHPDHSFLEKMGVAIDNESGRPSHNPETMETNVEGIFIAGVIAAGNNANEIFIENGRFHGELIAKEIKRKEESV, encoded by the coding sequence GTGGAACAAGTTTTAGATGTAGTGGTAATTGGAGGGGGTCCTTGTGGACTATCAGCAGCAATTTCTACTCAAGAAATGGGATTAGAAACGCTCGTTATTGAGAAAGGAAATGTGGTGAATGCTATCTTCAACTATCCTACTCATCAAACTTTTTTTAGTACGAGTGAAAAGCTCTCCATTGGAGATGTACCTTTTATCGTAGAAGAAAGAAAACCAAAAAGAAACCAGGCTTTGGTTTATTATCGTGAGGTAGTGAAACGTAAAGATATTCAAGTTAACAAATATGAGCAAGTGGAACGTGTTGAAAGGTCTACCGATTATTTTCAAGTAACTACCTCTAAGGGTTCTTACAAAGCTAAGAGCGTCATTGTAGCTACAGGTTATTACGACCATCCTAATTACATGGGAATACCCGGAGAGGATCTCCCGAAGGTATTTCACTACTTTAAAGAAGGACATCCATACTTCTCCCAAGATGTTTTAGTAATTGGAGGTAAAAACTCAGCAATCGATGCTGCTCTTGAGCTAAATAAAGCAGGAGCAAATGTTACAGTGGTATATCGCAGGGGACAATACTCTTCAAGCATTAAGCCATGGGTTTTACCAGAGTTCGAGGGATGTGTAAGAAATAACGAAATCCAAATGCACTTTAATACTGAGGTCTTATCTATTGAAGAAAACAAAGTAACATTAAAAGGAACAGAGGGCGAGTTTGACATTGAAAATGATTTTGTTTTTGCTATGACGGGCTATCATCCTGACCATTCTTTTTTAGAAAAAATGGGAGTAGCCATTGATAACGAAAGTGGAAGACCATCGCATAATCCAGAAACCATGGAAACAAATGTGGAGGGTATTTTTATTGCGGGAGTAATAGCAGCAGGAAATAATGCTAACGAAATTTTTATAGAAAACGGTCGCTTCCATGGTGAGCTGATAGCTAAAGAAATTAAAAGAAAAGAAGAAAGCGTATAG